The Panicum virgatum strain AP13 chromosome 5K, P.virgatum_v5, whole genome shotgun sequence genome has a window encoding:
- the LOC120706604 gene encoding transcription factor PHYTOCHROME INTERACTING FACTOR-LIKE 15-like isoform X1 has protein sequence MCVGCRSDGNDFAELLWENGQAVVHGRRKQPPQTSFPPFTCGAASSSRAQEKQPGGDPVALLKTGGVFGAGGLAPSLHDFSSGLDATRDNGDLDDTVPWIHYPIIEEDAAEPALADSYSPDFFSELYAAAAAATNLGSLPPPVQHTTNNRSNPVTTTGSEPEPSKESHRFQIPGPSTRPEPQAEFAATKQPRLGGGGEGLMNFSLFSRPAAMARASLQNAQRPPQTGTDKASNVTTSTRVESTVLQSASGPRTAPVFTEQRTAWSQQPKEVRFSCTAAPTAGNLQQEMPRDRLGSITLQKKVETRKAPEAAVATSSVCSGNGAGTGNDESWRQHKRKSQAECSASQDDDLEDESGGMRRSGSRGTKRSRTAEVHNLSERRRRDRINEKMRALQELIPNCNKIDKASMLDEAIEYLKTLQLQVQMMSMGSGLCIPPMLLPPTMQHLQIPPIAHFPHLGMGLGYGMGVFDMNSTPGVPFPSMPGAHFPCPMIPGTPPQGLGMPGRNTVPMFGLPGQGIHPSASSVQPFQYLAGIPVRPNLPPQFSAAMANMVQQQDVATQQQQNMNNEARRGTNTGDPELQTILQVENQHFSVPSVQTESGQFLDSGSNRTDTAERNGPET, from the exons ATGTGCGTGGGATGCAGGTCCGACGGCAACGACTTTGCAGAGCTGCTGTGGGAGAACGGGCAGGCGGTGGTCCACGGCCGGAGGAAGCAGCCGCCCCAGACCTCGTTCCCGCCCTTCACCTGCGGCGCTGCCAGCAGCAGCCGGGCTCAAGAAAAGCAGCCGGGCGGTGACCCCGTGGCGCTGTTGAAGACAGGAGGTGtcttcggcgccggcggcttggCCCCATCGCTTCACGACTTCTCCTCCGGCCTAGACGCCACCCGTGACAACGGTGATCTTGATGACACCGTGCCCTGGATCCACTACCCCATCATCGAGGAAGACGCCGCCGAGCCTGCCCTTGCGGACAGCTACAGCCCGGATTTCTTCTCGGAGCTctatgcagcggcggcggcggcgacgaaccTCGGGTCTCTGCCACCACCTGTCCAGCACACCACCAACAACAGGAGTAACCCGGTCACCACCACCGGCAGTGAACCAGAACCCTCAAAGGAAAGCCACCGCTTCCAGATTCCAGGTCCATCCACCAGGCCTGAACCACAAGCCGAGTTCGCGGCCACCAAGCAGCCtcggctgggcggcggcggagagggccTGATGAACTTCTCCCTCTTCTCTAGGCCGGCAGCCATGGCGCGAGCAAGCCTGCAGAACGCGCAGAGGCCCCCACAAACAGGCACGGACAAGGCTTCCAATGTCACCACGAGCACCCGCGTGGAGTCGACGGTCCTCCAGTCGGCCAGCGGGCCAAGAACTGCCCCTGTGTTCACGGAGCAGAGGACGGCGTGGTCACAACAACCCAAGGAGGTGCGGTTCTCGTGCACGGCAGCTCCGACAGCTGGTAACCTGCAGCAAGAGATGCCCCGGGACAGACTTGGCAGCATTACTCTGCAGAAAAAAGTTGAGACCAGGAAGGCGCCTGAGGCCGCAGTCGCAACTTCGTCGGTCTGCTCCGGCAATGGCGCTGGAACAGGAAATGACGAGTCCTGGCGCCAACACAAGAGGAAGAGTCAAGCCGAGTGTTCTGCTAGCCAAGATGAT GATCTTGAAGATGAGTCCGGTGGCATGAGAAGATCTGGCAGCAGAGGCACGAAGCGCAGTCGCACCGCCGAGGTGCACAATTTGTCAGAAAGG AGGAGAAGAGACAGGATCAACGAGAAAATGCGCGCCTTGCAAGAACTCATCCCCAACTGCAACAAG ATTGACAAAGCTTCAATGCTCGACGAAGCGATTGAGTACCTCAAAACCCTTCAGCTTCAAGTTCAG ATGATGTCCATGGGAAGTGGGCTGTGCATTCCTCCAATGCTGCTGCCACCAACCATGCAGCACTTGCAAATCCCTCCAATCGCTCATTTCCCTCATCTTGGCATGGGTTTGGGGTATGGGATGGGTGTGTTCGACATGAACAGCACCCCAGGGGTTCCATTTCCGTCCATGCCTGGTGCTCACTTTCCTTGCCCAATGATCCCAGGCACGCCACCACAAGGTCTTGGAATGCCTGGCAGAAACACAGTACCAATGTTTGGACTTCCCGGTCAAGGAATACATCCATCAGCATCTAGTGTACAGCCATTTCAATATTTGGCTGGGATTCCTGTTAGGCCAAACCTGCCCCCTCAATTCTCAGCAGCCATGGCTAACATGGTGCAGCAGCAAGACGTAGCAACTCAACAGCAGCAGAATATGAATAATGAAGCTAGACGGGGAACAAATACAGGAGATCCAGAATTACAGACGATCCTGCAG GTTGAGAACCAGCATTTTAGTGTACCCTCAGTACAAACAGAAAGTGGTCAGTTTTTGGATAGTGGCAGCAACAGGACTGATACTGCAGAGAGAAATGGGCCTGAAACATAA
- the LOC120706604 gene encoding transcription factor PHYTOCHROME INTERACTING FACTOR-LIKE 15-like isoform X2, translating to MSDGNDFAELLWENGQAVVHGRRKQPPQTSFPPFTCGAASSSRAQEKQPGGDPVALLKTGGVFGAGGLAPSLHDFSSGLDATRDNGDLDDTVPWIHYPIIEEDAAEPALADSYSPDFFSELYAAAAAATNLGSLPPPVQHTTNNRSNPVTTTGSEPEPSKESHRFQIPGPSTRPEPQAEFAATKQPRLGGGGEGLMNFSLFSRPAAMARASLQNAQRPPQTGTDKASNVTTSTRVESTVLQSASGPRTAPVFTEQRTAWSQQPKEVRFSCTAAPTAGNLQQEMPRDRLGSITLQKKVETRKAPEAAVATSSVCSGNGAGTGNDESWRQHKRKSQAECSASQDDDLEDESGGMRRSGSRGTKRSRTAEVHNLSERRRRDRINEKMRALQELIPNCNKIDKASMLDEAIEYLKTLQLQVQMMSMGSGLCIPPMLLPPTMQHLQIPPIAHFPHLGMGLGYGMGVFDMNSTPGVPFPSMPGAHFPCPMIPGTPPQGLGMPGRNTVPMFGLPGQGIHPSASSVQPFQYLAGIPVRPNLPPQFSAAMANMVQQQDVATQQQQNMNNEARRGTNTGDPELQTILQVENQHFSVPSVQTESGQFLDSGSNRTDTAERNGPET from the exons AT GTCCGACGGCAACGACTTTGCAGAGCTGCTGTGGGAGAACGGGCAGGCGGTGGTCCACGGCCGGAGGAAGCAGCCGCCCCAGACCTCGTTCCCGCCCTTCACCTGCGGCGCTGCCAGCAGCAGCCGGGCTCAAGAAAAGCAGCCGGGCGGTGACCCCGTGGCGCTGTTGAAGACAGGAGGTGtcttcggcgccggcggcttggCCCCATCGCTTCACGACTTCTCCTCCGGCCTAGACGCCACCCGTGACAACGGTGATCTTGATGACACCGTGCCCTGGATCCACTACCCCATCATCGAGGAAGACGCCGCCGAGCCTGCCCTTGCGGACAGCTACAGCCCGGATTTCTTCTCGGAGCTctatgcagcggcggcggcggcgacgaaccTCGGGTCTCTGCCACCACCTGTCCAGCACACCACCAACAACAGGAGTAACCCGGTCACCACCACCGGCAGTGAACCAGAACCCTCAAAGGAAAGCCACCGCTTCCAGATTCCAGGTCCATCCACCAGGCCTGAACCACAAGCCGAGTTCGCGGCCACCAAGCAGCCtcggctgggcggcggcggagagggccTGATGAACTTCTCCCTCTTCTCTAGGCCGGCAGCCATGGCGCGAGCAAGCCTGCAGAACGCGCAGAGGCCCCCACAAACAGGCACGGACAAGGCTTCCAATGTCACCACGAGCACCCGCGTGGAGTCGACGGTCCTCCAGTCGGCCAGCGGGCCAAGAACTGCCCCTGTGTTCACGGAGCAGAGGACGGCGTGGTCACAACAACCCAAGGAGGTGCGGTTCTCGTGCACGGCAGCTCCGACAGCTGGTAACCTGCAGCAAGAGATGCCCCGGGACAGACTTGGCAGCATTACTCTGCAGAAAAAAGTTGAGACCAGGAAGGCGCCTGAGGCCGCAGTCGCAACTTCGTCGGTCTGCTCCGGCAATGGCGCTGGAACAGGAAATGACGAGTCCTGGCGCCAACACAAGAGGAAGAGTCAAGCCGAGTGTTCTGCTAGCCAAGATGAT GATCTTGAAGATGAGTCCGGTGGCATGAGAAGATCTGGCAGCAGAGGCACGAAGCGCAGTCGCACCGCCGAGGTGCACAATTTGTCAGAAAGG AGGAGAAGAGACAGGATCAACGAGAAAATGCGCGCCTTGCAAGAACTCATCCCCAACTGCAACAAG ATTGACAAAGCTTCAATGCTCGACGAAGCGATTGAGTACCTCAAAACCCTTCAGCTTCAAGTTCAG ATGATGTCCATGGGAAGTGGGCTGTGCATTCCTCCAATGCTGCTGCCACCAACCATGCAGCACTTGCAAATCCCTCCAATCGCTCATTTCCCTCATCTTGGCATGGGTTTGGGGTATGGGATGGGTGTGTTCGACATGAACAGCACCCCAGGGGTTCCATTTCCGTCCATGCCTGGTGCTCACTTTCCTTGCCCAATGATCCCAGGCACGCCACCACAAGGTCTTGGAATGCCTGGCAGAAACACAGTACCAATGTTTGGACTTCCCGGTCAAGGAATACATCCATCAGCATCTAGTGTACAGCCATTTCAATATTTGGCTGGGATTCCTGTTAGGCCAAACCTGCCCCCTCAATTCTCAGCAGCCATGGCTAACATGGTGCAGCAGCAAGACGTAGCAACTCAACAGCAGCAGAATATGAATAATGAAGCTAGACGGGGAACAAATACAGGAGATCCAGAATTACAGACGATCCTGCAG GTTGAGAACCAGCATTTTAGTGTACCCTCAGTACAAACAGAAAGTGGTCAGTTTTTGGATAGTGGCAGCAACAGGACTGATACTGCAGAGAGAAATGGGCCTGAAACATAA